In one Rhopalosiphum padi isolate XX-2018 chromosome 3, ASM2088224v1, whole genome shotgun sequence genomic region, the following are encoded:
- the LOC132923877 gene encoding adenosylhomocysteinase-like 1, with protein sequence MSLNGKEVSFTSSDASNEKITAAKMPYKSYRPRSVSTCSTDSCSSASLSEDDIPVRSKIQQNSSGFSDFCIKDIRLKDFGRREIEFAEQEMPGLMSLRKQVMENKPLRGAKIIGCTPITAPTAVLIETLGSLGAELRWCACNIYSTQNEVGAALAEAGFPIFAWRGESVDDFWWCIEKCFEGKNWKPNMILDDGGDATNFCQAKYPSIFKNLIGIVEESTTGIHRLYKLLKAEKLLMPAININNCVTKTKFDNRYSCRESVIVSLKKCTDLMFGAKQIVLCGYGEVGKGCCQSLKGLGCIVYVTEIDPICALQACMDGFKVVKLNEVIRQVDIVITATGNKNVVVREHMDKMKSGCIVCCMSYCHNEIDVAALRTPELKWEKVRSQVDHIRWPDGKTMILLAGGHHVNYTCSSIPSFVTSITGTTQILALMELFNAPIGRYKSDVYLLPKKMDEYVASLHLATFDAHLTELSDEQAKYMGLPKNGPFKPNHYRY encoded by the exons ATGTCTTTAAACGGCAAAGAAGTTTCATTCACATCATCGGACGCCAGTAATGAA aaaatcacTGCTGCAAAAATGCCCTACAAGAGTTACAGACCTAGGTCTGTGTCTACCTGTTCAACAGATTCGTGTAGTTCTG CAAGTCTATCTGAAGATGATATTCCAGTTAGGtctaaaatacaacaaaatagttCTGGATTTAGTGATTTTTGCATTAAAGATATTAGACTTAAAGACTTTGGAAGACGTGAAATCGAATTTGCTGAACAAG aAATGCCTGGTTTAATGTCTCTAAGGAAACAGGTGATGGAAAATAAGCCATTACGAGGAGCCAAAATTATTGGATGTACACCTATCACTGCACCAACTGct gtattaattgaAACATTAGGTTCTCTAGGCGCTGAATTGAGATGGTGTGcttgtaatatttattcaacaCAG aatgaaGTTGGTGCTGCTTTAGCGGAAGCAG GATTTCCAATATTTGCATGGCGAGGTGAATCTGTTGATGATTTTTGGTggtgtattgaaaaatgttttgaaggCAAGAATTGGAAACCTAACATGATTTTAGATGATGGTGGAGACGCAACTAATTTTTGTCAAGCAAAATAtcctagtatttttaaaaatttaattg gGATAGTTGAAGAGAGTACAACTGGCATTCATCGTTTATACAAATTGTTGAAAGCAGAAAAACTTTTAATGCCAgctattaatatcaataattgtgTGACAAAAACTAAATTTGATAACCGTTATAGTTGTAGGGAATCTGTAATTGTAAG cttaaaaaaatgtaccgaTTTGATGTTTGGtgcaaaacaaattgtattatgtggTTATGGAGAAGTGGGTAAAGGATGCTGTCAATCTTTAAAGGGACTTGGTTGTATAGTTTATGTCACAGAAATTGATCCAATATGTGCTTTGCAAGCATG tATGGATGGATTTAAAGTTGTTAAGCTTAATGAAGTTATTCGGCAAGTGGATATTGTAATTACAGCTACtggtaataaaaatgtagttgTTCGAGAGCACATGGATAAAATGAAGTCCGGTTGTATTGTGTGTTGCATGAGTTATTGCCATAATGAAATTGATGTG GCTGCTTTACGCACACCAGAGCTAAAATGGGAAAAAGTTCGTTCACAAGTAGATCACATCCGTTGGCCTGATGGAAAAACCATGATTTTACTTGCTGGTGGTCATCATGTAAATTATACGTGTTCTAGCATTCCATCATTTGTCACTTCCATTACTGGTACAACTCAg atactaGCCTTAATGGAATTATTCAACGCTCCAATTGGTCGTTACAAGAGTGATGTTTATTTATTGCCAAAAAAAATGg ATGAGTATGTAGCAAGTCTTCATCTGGCTACATTTGACGCTCATCTTACAGAACTTAGTGATGAACAAGCCAAGTATATGGGTTTACCAAAAAATGGCCCATTTAAACCAAATCATTATAGATATTGA